A part of Pseudoalteromonas arctica A 37-1-2 genomic DNA contains:
- the queA gene encoding tRNA preQ1(34) S-adenosylmethionine ribosyltransferase-isomerase QueA translates to MRVADFSFDLPDELIARFPKADRTSSRLLTLDGPSGTLEHKVFSDILDLVNEGDLLVFNNTRVIPARMFGQKASGGKVEVLVERVLDEHRVLAHVRASKSLKVGNEVILEGKAKAIMVARHDTLFELEFDHSQNVLDILNDIGHMPLPPYIDRPDTEADRERYQTVYGEKPGAVAAPTAGLHFDDKLMTALKDKGVNMAFVTLHVGAGTFQPVRVDSVDEHVMHSEYIEVPDDVVAAVAQTKASGGRVIAVGTTSVRSLESAAKVHGGKLDTYFGDTDIFIFPGYQFNVVDAMVTNFHLPESTLIMLVSAFSGQDNIMGAYNTAIEQKYRFFSYGDAMFLTRK, encoded by the coding sequence ATGCGCGTGGCTGACTTTAGCTTTGACTTACCTGATGAATTAATAGCTCGTTTTCCTAAAGCGGACAGAACTAGCAGCCGTTTACTTACTTTAGATGGCCCAAGCGGAACTCTAGAACATAAAGTGTTTAGCGACATACTTGATTTAGTAAACGAAGGCGATTTGTTAGTCTTTAACAATACACGCGTAATTCCAGCACGTATGTTTGGTCAAAAAGCCTCTGGCGGCAAAGTTGAAGTGCTTGTAGAGCGAGTGCTAGATGAACATCGCGTACTTGCGCACGTACGCGCGAGCAAGTCGCTTAAGGTTGGTAACGAAGTTATTTTAGAGGGCAAAGCCAAGGCAATAATGGTTGCACGCCACGATACATTATTTGAGCTTGAGTTTGATCATAGCCAAAATGTGCTAGATATACTTAATGATATTGGTCATATGCCACTGCCTCCTTATATTGACCGACCTGATACCGAAGCTGATCGCGAGCGTTACCAAACTGTTTATGGAGAAAAGCCAGGTGCAGTTGCTGCGCCAACAGCGGGCTTACATTTTGACGATAAGTTAATGACGGCACTAAAAGATAAAGGTGTAAACATGGCCTTTGTTACTTTACACGTTGGTGCAGGAACTTTTCAGCCAGTACGAGTGGATAGTGTTGATGAGCATGTAATGCATTCCGAGTATATTGAAGTACCCGATGATGTAGTTGCTGCCGTTGCACAAACCAAAGCAAGTGGCGGGCGCGTAATTGCGGTTGGCACAACTTCAGTACGCTCATTAGAGTCGGCAGCTAAAGTTCACGGCGGCAAATTAGATACGTATTTTGGTGATACCGATATATTTATTTTTCCGGGTTACCAATTTAATGTTGTTGACGCCATGGTCACTAATTTTCACTTACCAGAATCAACGCTTATAATGTTAGTCAGCGCTTTTAGCGGACAAGACAATATTATGGGTGCATACAATACGGCAATTGAACAAAAGTACCGATTTTTTAGTTACGGTGATGCGATGTTTTTAACACGTAAGTAA